From one Pseudomonas sp. B21-048 genomic stretch:
- a CDS encoding DNA topoisomerase IB → MPDTALPDVLPPDLHYVDDSQPGITRKLLRGKFCYFDPAGQHISDPDEIKRINALAVPPAYTDVWICPDPRGHLQATGRDARGRKQYRYHPRWREVRDANKYSRLREFGLALPKLRKKLEVLLAAPGFSRDKVMATVITLLDATLIRVGNTQYARDNRSYGLTTLRSRHVEVNGSAILFQFRGKSGIEHQITLKDRRLARIIKRCLELPGQNLFQYLDENGERHTVSSSDVNAYLQTLTGADFTAKDYRTWAGSALALAVLRELQWESEADAKRHVVEMVKNVARQLGNTPAICRKCYIHPAVVDGFMQGALSELPRSRGRKRLRAEEVALAVLLEKLIETAEIP, encoded by the coding sequence ATGCCAGATACCGCGTTGCCCGATGTTCTGCCGCCCGATCTGCATTACGTCGATGACAGCCAGCCCGGCATCACCCGCAAGCTCCTGCGCGGCAAGTTTTGCTACTTCGACCCGGCGGGTCAGCATATTAGCGATCCGGATGAAATCAAACGCATCAACGCACTTGCGGTACCGCCTGCCTACACCGACGTGTGGATTTGCCCAGACCCGCGCGGTCATCTGCAAGCCACCGGCCGCGACGCTCGTGGCCGCAAGCAATACCGTTATCACCCACGCTGGCGAGAAGTGCGCGACGCCAATAAATACTCGCGCCTGCGGGAATTCGGCTTGGCGCTGCCAAAACTGCGCAAAAAACTCGAAGTGCTGCTGGCCGCACCCGGTTTCAGCCGCGACAAGGTCATGGCCACGGTGATTACCTTGCTCGATGCGACGCTCATTCGGGTCGGCAACACTCAATACGCCCGGGACAATCGCTCCTACGGCCTGACGACTCTGCGCAGCCGTCATGTCGAGGTCAATGGCAGCGCGATCTTGTTTCAGTTTCGCGGCAAGAGCGGTATCGAGCACCAGATCACCCTAAAAGACCGGCGCCTGGCACGGATCATCAAGCGCTGCCTGGAACTCCCCGGGCAAAACCTCTTTCAATATCTGGACGAAAACGGCGAGCGGCACACCGTCAGTTCCTCCGACGTGAACGCCTACTTGCAGACGTTGACTGGCGCCGATTTCACCGCCAAGGATTACCGCACCTGGGCCGGCAGCGCGCTGGCCCTGGCGGTGCTGCGCGAGCTGCAGTGGGAATCGGAAGCCGATGCAAAGCGGCATGTGGTGGAAATGGTCAAGAATGTCGCTCGACAATTGGGTAATACTCCGGCGATTTGCCGCAAGTGCTATATCCACCCTGCGGTCGTCGATGGCTTCATGCAGGGCGCATTGTCCGAACTGCCGCGATCGAGAGGGCGCAAAAGACTCAGGGCTGAAGAAGTCGCGCTGGCTGTGCTTCTGGAGAAACTCATCGAGACGGCCGAAATACCGTGA
- a CDS encoding MarR family winged helix-turn-helix transcriptional regulator — translation MNTDENNGSADAGLEFCIRLSRAYANLTRRLDNVLSGLHGLSFADFMTLYYLERAPGGRLRRVDLAERLGLTASGVTRSLLPLEKLGLVSRQPDPRDARVGYATLTDSGRQLLGHAVTSVRTVAQDATEWVASEQIEAASALLGRLAGMNSSNS, via the coding sequence GTGAATACAGATGAAAACAATGGCAGTGCGGACGCAGGTCTTGAGTTTTGCATCAGATTGTCGCGCGCCTATGCCAATTTGACGCGGCGCCTTGATAACGTGTTGTCCGGCTTGCACGGGCTCAGTTTTGCCGATTTCATGACCCTTTATTACCTTGAGCGCGCGCCGGGTGGCAGGCTGCGTCGAGTGGACTTGGCTGAGCGGCTGGGCTTGACCGCCTCAGGTGTCACTCGCAGTTTGCTTCCCCTGGAAAAATTGGGCCTGGTATCACGACAGCCTGACCCGAGGGATGCACGAGTGGGCTACGCAACACTCACAGATTCGGGGCGTCAGCTCTTGGGCCACGCAGTTACGTCGGTTCGCACTGTCGCACAAGATGCAACCGAATGGGTTGCATCGGAACAGATCGAGGCGGCATCAGCACTACTCGGACGACTGGCAGGGATGAACTCGTCCAATAGTTAG
- a CDS encoding ATP-binding protein codes for MNNDQRTAHLIYGPIAAGKSTFARTLATEVNGVRFAIDEWMQAMFGADVPERMDMSWVMPRVARCQAQVWSVAKQILGTGTDVILELGLLRKTDRDSIKSKVEQAGHVALFHFVDAPLPIRRQRVLRRNSEKGETYSFDVTPGMFEAMESCFEHPTDSELSDSHLVRALQE; via the coding sequence ATGAATAACGATCAGCGAACCGCTCACCTCATTTACGGACCGATTGCTGCAGGAAAATCAACCTTTGCCCGCACACTTGCCACAGAGGTCAACGGTGTTCGCTTCGCCATTGACGAGTGGATGCAGGCGATGTTCGGGGCTGACGTGCCTGAACGAATGGACATGTCGTGGGTCATGCCCCGCGTGGCCAGATGCCAGGCCCAGGTCTGGTCAGTAGCAAAACAAATTCTTGGCACCGGAACAGATGTCATTCTGGAGCTTGGCTTGCTTCGAAAAACGGATCGGGATTCGATCAAGTCGAAGGTTGAACAAGCGGGGCATGTGGCGCTTTTCCACTTTGTCGATGCGCCATTGCCAATTCGCAGACAACGTGTGCTTCGCAGGAACTCGGAGAAGGGGGAAACCTATTCGTTCGATGTGACACCGGGGATGTTTGAGGCAATGGAGTCCTGCTTTGAGCATCCGACCGACAGTGAACTGTCGGACTCGCACCTTGTGCGAGCACTGCAAGAATGA
- a CDS encoding HEPN domain-containing protein: protein MNDTGFAIVLNNLQIADDLLPFEISESAVIRRATHFEAEHYKFLLKAAGQFSTFIVDHGSEVKKVETTPGSFHNRYVPPESSQLLVVETTEYNRNIQSINMAGKLTRFQFRVGGHAGYAKDSNKKAVSMHQGFNSYELDLLQDFTHKGSISIPLNELQELRGYYVKINDNSKPVDRRINRAITIYHDIDTLPFFSELRTLSYFAVLECLLTRQDASGAALSIQKQLQRKTELLCNYIGFDTQNTKFFKPLGIKKLWEKLYALRSSIAHGNIYDIRIDAPELIDLQTVNSFMEQLVREMLRTAIDQYQLVADLREC from the coding sequence ATGAATGATACGGGGTTTGCAATCGTTCTAAATAACCTACAAATTGCTGATGACTTGTTGCCGTTCGAAATAAGCGAGAGTGCAGTAATTAGGCGGGCAACACATTTCGAAGCAGAGCACTATAAGTTCCTCTTGAAAGCTGCAGGTCAATTTTCAACTTTCATTGTCGATCATGGCTCGGAAGTGAAAAAAGTGGAAACAACGCCAGGGAGTTTTCACAATAGATACGTGCCGCCTGAAAGTTCTCAACTATTGGTGGTTGAAACAACAGAGTATAATAGAAATATTCAATCCATAAATATGGCTGGCAAATTAACCAGGTTTCAGTTCAGGGTTGGTGGTCACGCAGGCTACGCTAAAGACTCGAACAAGAAAGCAGTATCTATGCACCAGGGATTTAACAGTTACGAACTGGATTTGCTACAGGATTTCACTCACAAAGGCTCAATTTCGATTCCATTGAATGAACTTCAGGAGTTGCGAGGTTATTACGTTAAAATAAATGACAATTCCAAGCCGGTTGATCGTCGAATCAATCGGGCCATAACTATCTATCATGATATTGATACTTTGCCATTTTTTTCGGAGCTAAGAACGCTCTCCTACTTCGCTGTTCTAGAATGTTTGTTGACTAGGCAGGATGCCAGTGGAGCAGCTTTGTCTATACAAAAACAACTTCAGAGAAAAACTGAGCTTTTATGTAATTACATTGGTTTTGACACCCAAAACACAAAATTTTTTAAACCTCTTGGCATCAAAAAATTATGGGAAAAACTATATGCACTGCGCAGCAGCATAGCGCATGGCAATATTTACGATATTAGAATCGATGCGCCGGAATTGATTGATCTTCAAACGGTTAACAGCTTTATGGAACAATTGGTACGAGAAATGCTTCGAACAGCTATCGACCAATACCAGCTTGTGGCTGATTTGAGAGAGTGCTAG
- a CDS encoding MDR family oxidoreductase, which translates to MFKGILIDKDDSGYRATLQEINDDQLPEGDVTVRVAYSTLNFKDGLAITGSSPVVRKFPMVPGIDLAGTVEVSGHPDYKVGDQVLLNGWGAGEGHWGGLAQKARLNGDWLIPLPKAFTAAQAMAIGTAGYTAMLSILALEHNGVNPGQGEVLVTGANGGVGSFAVALLSKLGYSVVASTGRTSEHEYLKQLGASEIIDRATLSEPGKPLAKERWAAVIDSVGSHTLANACASTRANGTVAACGLAQGMDFPASVAPFILRGVTLAGINSVTQPKAKRILAWNRLAKDLDFALLPLISHEIGLSEAIDAAQRLLAGQLRGRVVVDVNR; encoded by the coding sequence ATGTTCAAAGGCATTTTGATCGACAAGGATGACAGCGGTTACCGGGCCACTCTGCAAGAGATCAACGACGATCAGTTGCCTGAAGGCGATGTAACCGTGCGTGTGGCATACAGCACGTTGAACTTCAAGGATGGCCTGGCGATCACTGGCAGCAGCCCGGTGGTGCGCAAATTCCCGATGGTGCCGGGGATCGATCTGGCGGGCACTGTCGAAGTCAGCGGTCATCCGGACTACAAGGTTGGTGATCAAGTCCTGCTCAATGGCTGGGGGGCGGGCGAAGGACACTGGGGCGGATTGGCGCAGAAAGCTCGCCTGAATGGCGACTGGCTGATCCCGCTGCCCAAAGCATTCACCGCCGCGCAAGCAATGGCCATCGGCACGGCCGGTTACACGGCGATGCTGAGCATCCTGGCGCTGGAGCACAACGGCGTGAATCCCGGTCAAGGCGAAGTGCTGGTGACGGGCGCCAATGGTGGCGTAGGCAGTTTCGCCGTCGCGCTGCTGAGCAAGCTCGGCTATAGCGTGGTGGCGTCCACTGGCCGCACCTCTGAGCACGAATATCTCAAGCAATTGGGCGCCAGCGAAATCATCGATCGCGCCACGTTGTCGGAGCCGGGCAAACCGTTGGCCAAGGAGCGTTGGGCGGCGGTGATCGACTCGGTCGGCAGCCACACGCTGGCCAACGCTTGCGCAAGCACTCGGGCCAACGGCACCGTCGCCGCCTGCGGTCTGGCACAAGGCATGGACTTCCCGGCCTCCGTCGCGCCGTTCATTTTGCGCGGTGTGACTCTGGCCGGCATCAACAGCGTGACCCAGCCCAAAGCCAAGCGGATACTGGCCTGGAATCGCCTGGCCAAGGATCTGGACTTCGCCTTGCTGCCGCTGATCAGTCACGAAATCGGCTTGAGTGAAGCCATCGACGCGGCGCAGCGCCTGCTTGCCGGCCAGTTGCGCGGCCGGGTGGTGGTCGACGTCAATCGTTGA
- the modC gene encoding molybdenum ABC transporter ATP-binding protein has translation MIHARLKLNYSGFSLDVDLQLPGRGVTALYGHSGSGKTTCLRCIAGLEQAEQGFIQVNDEVWQDSDKRIFVPPYKRALGYVFQEASLFPHLSVRANLEFGLRRIPHSQRRVDMVHATELLGIAHLLDRDPQNLSGGERQRIGIARALLTSPKLLLMDEPLAALDTQRKNEILPYLQRLHDELDIPVLYVSHSQDEVARLADHLVLLGNGKALASGPIGETLARLDLPLALGDDAGVVIEGHVSAYDADYQLLTLQLPNTDLSIRVAHSPMAEGQALRCKVQARDISLSLQGVEQSSILNRLPVTVISEIGADNAAHVLIRLNAAGTPLLARITRYSRDQLGVHPGQQLWAQIKAVAVLA, from the coding sequence ATGATTCATGCGCGTTTGAAACTGAATTACTCGGGATTCTCTCTGGATGTAGATCTGCAACTGCCCGGTCGCGGCGTGACGGCGCTTTACGGCCATTCCGGTTCGGGCAAAACCACCTGCCTGCGCTGCATCGCCGGTCTGGAACAGGCCGAGCAAGGTTTTATCCAGGTCAATGACGAAGTCTGGCAGGACAGCGACAAACGGATTTTCGTCCCGCCGTATAAACGCGCTTTAGGTTACGTCTTCCAGGAAGCCAGCCTGTTCCCGCATTTATCGGTGCGGGCCAATCTGGAGTTCGGTCTCAGACGTATTCCCCACTCACAGCGCCGGGTCGACATGGTCCATGCCACGGAGTTGCTGGGGATCGCCCATTTGCTCGATCGTGATCCGCAGAACCTTTCTGGCGGTGAGCGCCAGCGGATCGGCATCGCTCGTGCCCTGCTCACCAGCCCGAAATTGTTGCTGATGGACGAACCGCTGGCGGCACTCGATACTCAGCGTAAAAACGAAATCCTGCCTTACCTGCAACGGCTGCACGATGAGCTGGACATTCCCGTGCTGTACGTCAGCCATTCCCAGGATGAAGTCGCGCGGCTCGCCGATCACCTCGTACTGCTCGGCAACGGCAAGGCCCTGGCCAGCGGCCCCATCGGAGAAACCCTGGCCCGGCTCGATCTGCCGCTGGCGCTGGGCGATGACGCCGGCGTGGTGATCGAAGGGCACGTCAGCGCCTACGACGCTGATTATCAATTGTTGACCCTGCAACTGCCCAACACGGACCTGAGCATTCGGGTCGCCCATTCGCCGATGGCCGAAGGTCAGGCATTGCGCTGCAAGGTCCAGGCGCGGGATATCAGCCTGAGTCTGCAAGGCGTCGAGCAAAGCAGCATTCTCAACCGCCTGCCGGTCACGGTGATCAGTGAAATCGGCGCCGATAACGCCGCTCACGTACTGATCCGCCTGAACGCGGCCGGCACGCCGCTGTTGGCGCGGATCACACGCTATTCCCGGGATCAATTGGGCGTGCACCCTGGACAGCAACTCTGGGCGCAGATCAAAGCGGTGGCGGTGCTGGCCTAA
- the modB gene encoding molybdate ABC transporter permease subunit, with translation MTLSSADYSAIWLTLKLASLTTMILLVIGTPIALWLSRTRSWLRGPIGAIVALPLVLPPTVIGFYLLLALGPNGWIGQFTQSLGLGTLTFSFAGLVIGSVLYSMPFVVQPLQNAFSAIGTRPLEVAATLRANPLDTFFSVIVPLARPGFITAAILGFAHTVGEFGVVLMIGGNIPDKTRVVSVQIYDHVEAMEYAQAHWLAGSMLVFSFAVLLALYSSRKTKAVWS, from the coding sequence ATGACGCTATCGAGTGCCGATTATTCCGCCATTTGGCTGACCCTGAAACTGGCGTCCCTGACGACCATGATCCTATTAGTCATCGGCACTCCAATTGCGTTATGGCTGTCGCGCACCCGTTCCTGGCTGCGCGGCCCGATCGGGGCGATCGTCGCCCTGCCCTTGGTGCTGCCGCCCACGGTGATTGGCTTTTACTTGTTGTTGGCACTCGGCCCGAACGGCTGGATCGGTCAGTTCACCCAATCGCTGGGGCTTGGCACCCTGACCTTCAGTTTTGCGGGGCTGGTGATCGGCTCGGTGCTGTATTCGATGCCGTTCGTGGTCCAACCACTGCAAAATGCTTTTTCCGCCATCGGCACTCGCCCACTGGAAGTGGCTGCCACCTTGCGCGCCAATCCCTTGGACACGTTTTTCAGCGTGATTGTGCCGCTGGCCCGCCCCGGCTTCATCACCGCAGCCATTCTCGGTTTCGCCCACACCGTCGGCGAATTCGGTGTGGTATTGATGATTGGCGGCAACATTCCCGACAAGACTCGCGTGGTCTCGGTGCAGATCTACGATCACGTCGAAGCCATGGAATATGCCCAGGCCCATTGGCTGGCCGGGTCGATGCTGGTGTTCTCGTTTGCGGTGTTGCTGGCGCTTTACTCCAGCCGAAAAACCAAAGCGGTCTGGAGCTGA
- the ada gene encoding bifunctional DNA-binding transcriptional regulator/O6-methylguanine-DNA methyltransferase Ada, producing MTTHSKNIATENDPRWAAVVARDPRADGHFVYAVKTTGIYCRPSSLARLPKPQNVEFFDTAEQAQAAGYRPSKRAAKDQSDVAAQHATTVAAACRHIESAETLPALNELADAAGLSSFHFHRVFKAITGLTPKGYATAHRSRKVRERLADGGTVTDALYDAGFNSNSRFYEAADQVLGMTPSDYRAAGQNNDIHFAVGQCSLGAILVAQSERGVCAILLGDDPHQLVCDLQDKFRRANLIGADHEFEQLIAKVVGFIEAPALGLDLPLDVRGTAFQERVWQALRDIPLGSTASYADIAQRIGAPKAVRAVAQACGANSLAVAIPCHRVVRSDGNLSGYRWGVERKRQLLERENAAES from the coding sequence ATGACAACTCATTCGAAAAATATCGCCACCGAAAACGATCCTCGCTGGGCCGCCGTGGTCGCACGCGATCCCCGCGCCGACGGGCATTTTGTGTATGCGGTGAAAACCACTGGCATCTACTGCCGCCCCAGCAGCCTGGCACGCTTGCCGAAACCGCAGAATGTAGAATTCTTCGACACCGCCGAGCAAGCTCAGGCGGCAGGTTATCGTCCCAGCAAACGGGCCGCGAAGGATCAAAGCGACGTCGCCGCACAGCACGCCACGACCGTGGCCGCCGCATGCCGTCACATTGAATCCGCCGAGACGTTGCCGGCGCTGAATGAACTGGCGGACGCCGCTGGCCTAAGCAGTTTCCACTTCCATCGCGTGTTCAAGGCCATTACCGGCCTGACGCCCAAGGGCTACGCCACCGCCCATCGCTCACGCAAGGTTCGCGAGCGTCTGGCGGACGGCGGCACGGTCACCGACGCGCTGTATGACGCCGGATTCAACTCCAACAGCCGATTCTATGAGGCCGCGGATCAAGTGCTGGGCATGACGCCTAGCGATTACCGTGCGGCCGGACAAAACAACGACATTCATTTTGCCGTCGGCCAGTGTTCTCTGGGAGCGATTCTGGTGGCGCAAAGTGAGCGCGGTGTCTGCGCGATTCTGTTGGGGGACGACCCGCATCAATTGGTCTGTGATCTGCAGGACAAGTTTCGCCGCGCCAACCTGATTGGCGCCGATCATGAGTTCGAGCAGTTGATCGCTAAAGTGGTGGGTTTTATCGAAGCCCCGGCGCTCGGCCTGGACTTGCCGCTGGACGTACGTGGCACGGCATTTCAGGAACGGGTGTGGCAAGCGCTGCGGGACATTCCTCTCGGCAGCACCGCCAGTTATGCCGATATCGCCCAGCGCATCGGCGCACCGAAAGCCGTGCGCGCCGTGGCCCAGGCCTGTGGCGCAAACAGCCTGGCGGTGGCAATCCCTTGCCATCGCGTGGTGCGCAGCGACGGCAACCTGTCGGGCTATCGCTGGGGCGTGGAGCGCAAGCGTCAGTTGCTGGAGCGAGAAAACGCGGCTGAATCCTGA
- a CDS encoding nitronate monooxygenase family protein, with amino-acid sequence MNQWPDTRMLDLLGIELPIIQAPMAGATTSAMVIAVSNAGGLGSMPAAMLSIEQLREELKTIRQHTQRPFSVNFFCHQPPPPDEQRARDWKNLLEPYYRELGVDFDAPTPVSNRAPFDNAACEVLEEFRPEVVSFHFGLPEKSLLDRVKATGAKILSSATTVEEAIWLEQHGCDAIIAMGYEAGGHRGMFLSDDLSSQVGTFALVPQIVDAVNVPVIAAGGIGDARGVAAAFLLGASAVQVGTAYLFTPEAKVSASHRKALRTAKESETAVTNIFTGRPARGILNRVMRELGPMSAKAPAFPLAGGALMPLRAKGEADFSSLWAGQAFTLGVEMTSAELTRRLAEEGLAKLVRQQERSL; translated from the coding sequence ATGAATCAATGGCCAGACACCCGCATGCTTGACCTGCTCGGGATCGAACTGCCGATTATCCAGGCCCCCATGGCCGGCGCGACGACTTCGGCCATGGTGATTGCGGTGAGCAACGCTGGCGGCCTGGGCTCAATGCCCGCCGCGATGCTGAGCATCGAGCAGTTGCGCGAGGAGCTGAAGACGATTCGCCAACACACCCAGCGCCCGTTCAGCGTCAATTTTTTCTGCCATCAACCTCCGCCACCCGATGAGCAGCGCGCCCGGGACTGGAAGAACCTGCTGGAACCGTACTATCGGGAATTGGGGGTCGATTTCGATGCACCAACGCCGGTATCCAATCGCGCGCCGTTCGATAATGCGGCCTGCGAAGTGCTCGAAGAGTTTCGTCCTGAAGTCGTGAGTTTTCACTTCGGCTTGCCGGAAAAGTCGCTGCTGGATCGGGTAAAAGCCACTGGGGCGAAAATTCTCTCTTCGGCGACTACGGTCGAAGAAGCCATCTGGCTGGAGCAGCATGGTTGCGACGCAATCATTGCCATGGGTTACGAGGCTGGCGGTCATCGAGGGATGTTCCTCAGTGATGACCTGAGCAGCCAGGTGGGGACTTTCGCGCTAGTGCCACAAATCGTCGATGCGGTGAACGTGCCAGTGATAGCGGCGGGCGGAATTGGCGATGCGCGGGGCGTCGCGGCGGCTTTTCTGCTGGGCGCTTCGGCGGTTCAGGTGGGTACGGCTTATTTGTTCACGCCGGAGGCCAAGGTCAGCGCTTCTCACCGCAAGGCGTTGCGTACGGCCAAGGAAAGCGAGACGGCGGTCACCAACATTTTCACCGGGCGTCCGGCACGCGGGATTCTCAATCGGGTGATGCGTGAGCTGGGACCGATGAGCGCCAAAGCGCCGGCCTTCCCTTTGGCGGGCGGTGCGCTGATGCCATTGCGGGCCAAAGGGGAAGCGGATTTCAGCAGCCTTTGGGCCGGGCAGGCGTTTACGCTGGGCGTTGAAATGACGTCGGCAGAGCTGACCCGGCGTTTGGCCGAGGAAGGACTAGCGAAGTTGGTCCGTCAGCAGGAAAGGTCCCTGTAG
- a CDS encoding GyrI-like domain-containing protein, whose product MDVKLREVLPFSVSGLQVRTLNVAEQQPDTARIGPMWERFFVEDVFDKIAHKQPDSFMYGVYSNYESDASGQFDVTAGAAVTASSENFAQIQVEGGDYLVFSAKGPMPDSVIQTWGLVWAYFEDNPQVRRKFATDFEVYTGPESVAVYIGIQDSAAFSRSSN is encoded by the coding sequence ATGGATGTAAAGCTACGTGAAGTGCTGCCCTTTAGCGTCTCGGGTTTGCAGGTGCGAACCCTCAATGTCGCAGAGCAGCAGCCAGATACCGCGCGTATCGGCCCTATGTGGGAACGATTTTTCGTTGAGGACGTTTTCGACAAGATCGCCCACAAACAGCCGGATTCGTTTATGTACGGCGTCTATTCCAACTACGAGTCCGATGCTTCGGGCCAGTTCGATGTGACCGCGGGTGCGGCGGTTACCGCGTCCTCCGAAAACTTTGCGCAGATTCAGGTTGAGGGCGGCGATTACCTGGTGTTCAGCGCCAAAGGACCGATGCCCGACAGCGTCATTCAGACGTGGGGCCTGGTCTGGGCTTACTTCGAGGATAACCCGCAGGTTCGCCGCAAGTTCGCCACGGACTTCGAGGTCTACACTGGTCCGGAGTCCGTGGCGGTCTATATCGGCATTCAGGATTCAGCCGCGTTTTCTCGCTCCAGCAACTGA
- the modA gene encoding molybdate ABC transporter substrate-binding protein: MIIRASRFAPACLFTVFAFGSAQADEVQVAVAANFTAPIQAIAADFEKDTGHKLVTSFGATGQFYTQIKNGAPFEVFLSADDATPQKLEAEGDTVKGSRFTYAIGTLALWSTKDGYVDAKGKVLSDNQYQHLSIANPKAAPYGLAATQVLARQGLTDKVKDKIVEGQNITQAYQFVSTGNAELGFVALSQIYKDGKVTSGSAWIVPADMHDPIKQDAVILNKGKDNPAAKALVDYLKGPKAAAVIKSYGYQL; this comes from the coding sequence ATGATCATTCGTGCCTCACGTTTTGCCCCCGCGTGCCTGTTCACCGTGTTTGCTTTCGGGTCCGCCCAGGCTGATGAAGTCCAGGTTGCTGTTGCTGCCAACTTCACTGCGCCAATCCAGGCCATCGCGGCCGATTTCGAGAAAGACACAGGGCACAAACTGGTCACCTCCTTTGGTGCCACCGGCCAGTTCTATACCCAAATCAAGAACGGCGCTCCGTTCGAAGTGTTCCTCTCGGCAGACGACGCCACCCCGCAAAAACTCGAGGCCGAAGGCGACACGGTCAAAGGCTCGCGCTTCACTTACGCCATCGGCACCCTGGCACTGTGGTCGACCAAGGACGGTTACGTCGACGCCAAGGGCAAAGTGCTGAGCGACAATCAATATCAGCATCTGTCCATCGCCAACCCGAAAGCCGCCCCGTATGGCCTGGCCGCCACTCAGGTGCTCGCCAGGCAGGGCCTGACCGACAAAGTCAAAGACAAGATCGTCGAAGGCCAGAACATCACCCAGGCCTACCAGTTCGTTTCCACTGGTAATGCCGAACTCGGTTTTGTGGCCTTGTCGCAGATCTACAAAGACGGCAAAGTCACCAGCGGTTCGGCCTGGATAGTCCCGGCCGACATGCACGATCCGATCAAACAAGACGCGGTGATCCTCAATAAAGGCAAGGACAACCCGGCCGCCAAGGCGCTGGTTGACTACCTCAAAGGTCCGAAAGCCGCCGCCGTCATCAAATCCTACGGTTACCAACTCTAA